The window GACAAGATTTTAGCTCCATTGCCGGCGGAATGGTATAGAGAGACGCGCGGATGCGTGGCGCGTGCCGGGTCTTGCTTGACGGTGGCAGAATTGCGGGTCAGGTCGAGGGGTAAACGCTGGGCTATGTTCTCTTGGCCCTTCGGGCCGTACGACGGTCACGGCTGTCCCCGCGCTGCCCTCAAACAATGTGGGTAAAGCCCAGGGTTTACCCTGGGTAACCGTCAAATCATGATCGAGCCCTGAAGGGGCGGCAGAACCCGCCACCAACGCTTTCTACCGCCCCCTCATGGCTGAGCCGTAGGGAAAACGCCTTCCCCGCGGGAACCCTGGGCTAAGGTCTCCCGGCCCGTGGGGCCTGCCCATTTATACGGTTTGCTGGGTGTAAAGCTGGCGAGGCACTGGGAAGGAAGACATCATTTTACCTCCATGGCCGTCGACATCGTGTAAGGTCCGGCGCCGCCCTTCAAGCCTGGTAACGGTTCCCCATCGCCCGTAGCCCGGTCCCTTTTCGAGACGGCATCGCGGGTCCGGATCGGCGAATTCACCAGGCGCCCCGCAGCAGCGTGGAACGGCTATTTGGACGACTTGACGATCGAATACGTTTTTACGCCTTTCCGGTCCAGCAGCAACAGGAGGTTCGGCTTACCCTTTTGATCCGCCACCACCTTCTCGAAAGAGGGAACATCGTGCACCGCCGTCCGCCCGACTTCAGTAATAACGTCACCGGGCTGAATGTCCGCCACGGCAGCCGGGCTGTTCGGGGTCACCGAGGTCACCACGATGCCTCGCTCCGACTTCAACCCCAGTTCCTGCACCAGGTCCGGCGTGATGTCTTGTACCTGCAACCCGTAAGCGGCGGCCGGATCTTCCGGCGGAGCCGACGGCGCAGGCCCCGAAGTCGTCAACCGGTTAGTCGTCTCTCCGGGCAACTCCTCCGTCCTGACCGCCACCGTTATCTTCCGGCCGTTTCGCCAGATCCCGAGGTTGACCTGATCACCGACCTTTTTCTTGAGGACTTCGCGTTGCAACTCCCGTGACGAGCCTACCGAGACCCCATCGACCTCTGTAATGACGTCTGCCGGCCGCAGATCACTTTTCGCCGCCGGCGTGTCGGCCTGGATGGTGCGAACAATCACCCCTTTATCAATGCCCTTAAAAACCTCGCCCCGATTCTGTTCGTTCAAAGATTCGATGATGATCCCTAGCCACGGCCGGACGATGTGCCCTGACGTAATTAACTGATCGCTGACCTGCCTGGCTAGGTTGCTGGAGATGGCAAACCCGAGACCCCGATTCAAGCCGTGAATCAGCGTGTTCATGCCGATCACGTTCCCATCGATGTCGCACAACGGCCCCCCGCTGTTGCCCGGATTGATGGCGGCGTCAGTCTGGATGTAATCTTCGTACTTGTCGGCAAGCAGCTCGTTGCGGCCCTTGGCGCTTACCACCCCGGTCGTAAAGGTGTAATCAAATTTGTAAGGTGCACCGATCGCGCAGACCAGCTGGCCTACCTTGACCTCGTCGCTGTTGGCCAGTTGGACCGTCGGTACCCCGGCCGCCTCGATCTTGATTACCGCGATGTCGGTCCGGTCATCCACGCCGACGACCTTTGCCTGAAAACTGCGCCCGTCTTTCAGCTTAACCTCGATCTTGTCGGCCCCGTCCACGACGTGGTTGTTGGTAAGGATGTAACCGTCCGGCCGCACGAAAAACCCTGACCCCTCGGACTGGTCCGGCTGCTGATCCCCCTCGTCGCCGTGGGGTCCCCGGAAGAAAAAGTCGAATCCTTCAAAGGGGTTCTCATTGGTGCCCGGCTTGTCGGCCTTGGAAACATCAATCACCACGACCGCCGGTGCCACACGATCGTACACGGATTCGTACACCTGATTGAGCTGGTGCGCCAGATCCCGCGCGGTGGCCAGATCGCTTGCCGCACCCGCAGCCGAAGCCGCTGACGCGCAGAGAAGCTGTGCAAGGAACGAGCCGGAAAGAAGTATCAGGCGAGAACGATCGCTAAAACTCATAAATACAAGTCAGGGTTCATTGCGCCCAGGCCGTGAACGCTGATGACCATGGAACTACTCTTTAAACCCTCATGCAACCTAAAGGCACACGCAACCGTAAGAATTGGCCGGGCACGAACATACACGCAGGCTCCACGCGCGTTGATTGACAATCCGAGGTCACCCTCTAAGTTAGCCAACTAGTCAACTTACCATGCATAATGCTGTTGAAGCCGCCGACAAGCGGTTCCGTTCGCACGTTCCGGGCTTCTGGCCTGATGTCCCCGCTGAACTCTGGAATGATTGGAAATGGCAACTCAAGAATCGCGTTACCCGGCTGGAAGATCTCGAGTCGAAAATTCGCCTTACCCCGGAAGAAAGGGCGGGGGTGCTCCTTTCAGGTCACAAATTGAGCCTGGCGGTGACGCCTCACTTCTTCAACCTCATCGATCCTGACGATCCGAACTGCCCGATCCGGCGCCAAGTCATCCCCCGGCTCGAAGAAGGAAATCGTTCTCCGGAGGAATTGACCGACCCGTGCGGTGAGGATTCCCACATGCCGGTGCCGGGCCTGGTGCACCGCTACCCGGACCGGGTCCTGTTTCTGGTAACGGACCGGTGCGCCTCGTATTGCCGCTACTGCACCCGCAGCCGGGTGGTCAGCGGTGCCGGCGACCAGCACTTGCAAACCGACTTTGAAGAGGCGTTTCGCTATCTGGAAAAGCACCCGGAAGTCCGCGACGTCCTGCTGTCGGGCGGCGACGCCCTGCTCTTTTCGGACGACAAGCTTCGGGCCATCCTGCAGCGCCTTCGTTCGATCGAGCACATCGAGTTTTTACGGATCGGGACGCGCGTGCCCATCTTCCTGCCGCAGCGAGTGACGGATGAGTTTTGCCGGATGCTGCAGGAATTCCATCCTCTCTGGATGAGCGTTCACGTCAACCACCCGCGCGAGCTTACCCTCGAGGTTCGTCAGGCGCTGGAGCGTCTGGCCAACCACGGGGTCCCGCTCGGCAACCAGAGCGTCCTGCTGAAGGGTGTTAACGACGACCTGGCCACGATGAAAACGCTGGTCCATAAGCTCCTGCAATGCCGGGTACGTCCCTACTACATCTACCAATGTGATCTCATCCAGGGATCAGCCCACCTACGCACCTCGGTCGCTAAAGGAATCGAAATCATCGAGGGCTTACGCGGTCACACCACGGGCTACGGAGTGCCGCAATACGTCATCGACGCCCCGCGCGGCGGTGGAAAGGTGCCGATCAACCCGGATTACATCCTCTTCCACGATCGGGAAAAGATCGTGATTCGAAACTATGAAGGCAAGGTCTTCGAATACCCCGAGCAGGCTGACGCCGTCGTCTCCGGCCGCCACATGACCCAGTCGCCTGCGGACGAGTACCTCTATTCCTGAATGTTCCCGAGTGCCGGACACCGGCCGCTCCGCTTGAAAAGGCCGATCCTTCCCATTCTCAGGTTCACCCGTCTATGGCAGGCATAGTTGTCCGGCCTCGTGCCCGGATTTATCACGGGCATGACTGGGTTTACAACACTGAGGTCCTGAAAACCTTCGGTGATCCGGCCCCGGGTGACGTCATCAGCGTCAAAGACGGCCGGGACCGGCTCCTGGGGTCGGCCGTCTACAATCCGGCATCCCAGATCGTGGCGCGGCGTTTTTCCCGGCAGCGGCAGGAGCTGGACCTGGATTTCTTTGTCCGGCGCATTCAATTGGCCGTTCAGGAGCGCGAAGCGCTCGGCGTGGCCGGTCCCGCTGGCCGGGTGATCTGGAGCGAAAGCGACGGGTTGCCCGGTTTGGTCGTGGACCGGTATCACGCACACCTGGTCCTGCAGACGCTCACCGCTGGCATGGACCTTCGCAAACCCCTGATCGTCGAGGCGCTCAGGCACGTCCTCCGGCCCGAATCCATATTTGAGAGGAACGACGCGCCGGTGCGCAAGGCGGAAGGCCTGCCTTTGACGACGGGTGACCTGTGGGGACAAACGCCCCCGGAACTCCAGATCGAACTTGACGGCGTGAGCTTCCGGGTGGACTTGCGCGCCGGTCACAAAACGGGGCTCTACCTGGATCAGGTTGAAAATTACCGGCTGGTCGCCGCGCATGCCGGCGGCAAAGTGGTGCTCGACTGCTTTTCCAACCAGGGTGCGTTCGCCTTGCACTGCGCCCGAGCCGGCGCAACTCGCACCGTTGCCGTGGAATCCAATGCCGACCTCGTCCAACAGATCCGGTCAAATGCAGCCCGCAACCAGGCCGCCGTCGAGGCTGTCCACGCAAATGCCTTCGACTACTTGTCCTCTGCGGTCGACCGACGACAAACGTTCGACCTGGTTATCCTCGATCCCCCTTCATTCGCCAAGTCGCGCGGATCCATCGACAGCGCCTGGCGGGGTTACAAGGAAATTCACCGGCGGGCACTCCAACTCCTCAGCCACGGTGGCCTTCTGGCCACCTTTTCGTGCTCGCACCATGTCACGCGAGAAATGTTCCGCGAAATGCTCGTCGAGGCCAGCGTGGACGCAAAACGCTTTGTTCGGGTGCTCGCGTTCCTGTCGCAGCCGCTGGATCACCCGATCCTGCCGCACCTGCCGGAAACGGAATACCTGAAAGGGTTCCTCGTCCAGGCGCTGCCCGGACGGTAACCATGATCAGGGTAACGGACCCCGTGGGGTGCTCGGATCCCATCTGGCCCCGCCCTGACCCACTTACCGGATACAAGACTCGGGACGCCCCCCGTGCTTTCTGCTCGCTCTATTCCGCCCGCCATGTTAATGCTCCGCAGGACAGCGGACGACGAGTAAAGGAACGTGCTTTGGATTTTGTAGGCCGAATATTGATCGCCGACGACGAGATTGCGTCATGCCGGCTCTTGCAGCACGGCCTCGCGCGAGTCGGCTTCCGGGTAACCACCGTCGGTTCCGGTGAGGAATCCCTCCGGCAGTTGCGTGCTGAACCTTACGATCTGCTCGTCCTGGATTTTGAGATGCCCGACCTGAATGGAATCCAGGTTTGCGCCGCCATCCGGTCTGACCCGCAGACGGCCCAACTGCCGATCATCGTACTGACCGGCCACTCGGGTGAGGCCGAAGAAATCGGTTCTCTACAGGCCGGTGCAAACGACTTCGTCACCAAGCCGGTAAGCGTTCCCGCGCTGGCCGTGCGGATTCGTACCCAGGTGCGGTTGCAGGCTCTGGCTTCCGAACTGCAGGCGCGAAACGACAAACTTGAACACTGGCAGACCCTGCACGAAGCAGACCTGAACGCTGCGCGCTCCGTCCAGCAGGCCATCATCTCTGCCAAGCTGCCGGATCCGCCGGGCTGGTCGGTGGCGGCCTTTTACCAGCCGCTTATCCAGGTCGGAGGCGACATCTGGAACTGGCGCCGCCTTGGGCAAGAACGTTGGATGATCTGGATTGCCGACGCGACCGGCCACGGTGTCGCCGCCGCGCTCTATACGTCCCTCATCGCCGTGCTCTTCGGCCACACCTCGGAGAACGCCTCCTCCCCGGCTGAGATCCTGCAACGCGTCAACGAAGAGTTTTTTTCCGTGTTCCGCGGGAAAGGATTTTTCACCGCGGCCTGCGCCATCGTGAACACTTCCGGCGGAGTTTTGTACGCCGGTGCCGCGCATCCGCCCGCCGTTATCCTGCGTGCCGGGGGGCGCCGCGACCTGCTGGCCTCTCAAGCAACCCTGATCGGGCTCGCCCCCGCCCTGCAAGGCGTGGAGGATAGCCGCCATGACCTCGGCCTGGGCGACGCCCTCCTGCTTTACACCGACGGTTTTTACAGCGGGTTTACCGGAAAGAACCGCCTGACTCACCATGACCTCCTCGCCGCTCTCCCGGACGACGTCACGGAACCGGCCAGGTTCCTGGGAAAAATGAGGGCAAACCTGCGCGCCAGATCGTTGGAGGCGGAGGAGTTTACCGATGACGCCACCGGCGTCTTGCTTACCCGCGTGCTGCGCCTTGAAAAGCGTGTCGCCGGAACCTAACTACCCGGCCGGTGAACTGCCGCGGTGCGGTGGGAGGATTCCGGGATGGCGGACCTTATGGTAATTTTCGTGGCGAACCGTCCGATATGCATGCGTATGCACGAACCCACGCAAAGTCGTAACCCGGGTGCAGATGCATTCCGGCACAGGAGGCTTCGGTGATGGATGACGTCAGCCCTGCGTCGCCCGAGCCGATCCTGCCGGGCACGCCGGCGCCAGCCTCACACCCGAATGTGTCCAGCCTGCCGTGGGCGGCCTTCATGCGCGTGCTGCGCCGATTATCCCATAACCTGCGCAACTATGTGAATACGGCTGAACTCGAGGCCGCTTTTGCCCAGGAGATAACGGATGATCCGGAAGTCCGGGCAAGTCTGACCCGGCTCCGGCGATCCTTGGGCAAGGTCGCTGATGAGTGTGAACATCTCTTGACCCGGGTCGCCGATCCCCTGGCGGAGCTGATTGAACTCTCCGGAAACGAGCTTTTCCAGGCCATTCGACAGGAGAGCGAGCGACGTTTGGGTTCGGCCGTGCCCATCACCTGGGAGTGGCAGGGAGGCGACGCCGTCCCCTTGTACGTCGACCCCGACCTGATGTGCCGGATCATGCGCGAACTACTCGACAACGCGGCTCGCTACCGGCTGCAGGCGGATCGTCCCATCCGGATAAGGGCCGGGGCGAAGGACGCCGCGTTTGAACTCGAAATCATCGAGCCGAAGACCGGCGCAGTGGACCTGAGCACCTGGGGGATACAGCCCTTCACGAGCACGGAACCTGGCCGGTACGGGCTGGGTACCTGGGCTGCCCATCGCTGGGCTTTAGCTACCGGCGCGAATTTGGACCGATGGTACGACGCGGAGCAGAGCTCGCTCGTGACCCGCCTGACCCTGAACTCCCGAACGGACTCCGACGATCGCGGATGAAGCGTCCGCGCCGCGCTCGCGCCTGAAGCGGACCGATCCACCTGCGCCGTTCAATCGTGATCGTGCGGCCGTCGCCGTTGCTTTTCGCTTGAAGTTGCCGCCATCGATCGGTCCTTTTGGGTGCCATGTCTTTCGTTCAAGGATGTACAGGCGACGTCTCCACGCAGGTCGCCGTCGAGGCGAGCAGAACACGCGCCGTTCTTGAGGCGCGAGCCCGCCTTTCTGAGCCGGAACGGCAACAAAATGAGAAACTACTCGAGACCCTTAGGAGCGAGATTCTCCGGTTC is drawn from Verrucomicrobiota bacterium and contains these coding sequences:
- a CDS encoding trypsin-like peptidase domain-containing protein — encoded protein: MSFSDRSRLILLSGSFLAQLLCASAASAAGAASDLATARDLAHQLNQVYESVYDRVAPAVVVIDVSKADKPGTNENPFEGFDFFFRGPHGDEGDQQPDQSEGSGFFVRPDGYILTNNHVVDGADKIEVKLKDGRSFQAKVVGVDDRTDIAVIKIEAAGVPTVQLANSDEVKVGQLVCAIGAPYKFDYTFTTGVVSAKGRNELLADKYEDYIQTDAAINPGNSGGPLCDIDGNVIGMNTLIHGLNRGLGFAISSNLARQVSDQLITSGHIVRPWLGIIIESLNEQNRGEVFKGIDKGVIVRTIQADTPAAKSDLRPADVITEVDGVSVGSSRELQREVLKKKVGDQVNLGIWRNGRKITVAVRTEELPGETTNRLTTSGPAPSAPPEDPAAAYGLQVQDITPDLVQELGLKSERGIVVTSVTPNSPAAVADIQPGDVITEVGRTAVHDVPSFEKVVADQKGKPNLLLLLDRKGVKTYSIVKSSK
- a CDS encoding KamA family radical SAM protein, producing MHNAVEAADKRFRSHVPGFWPDVPAELWNDWKWQLKNRVTRLEDLESKIRLTPEERAGVLLSGHKLSLAVTPHFFNLIDPDDPNCPIRRQVIPRLEEGNRSPEELTDPCGEDSHMPVPGLVHRYPDRVLFLVTDRCASYCRYCTRSRVVSGAGDQHLQTDFEEAFRYLEKHPEVRDVLLSGGDALLFSDDKLRAILQRLRSIEHIEFLRIGTRVPIFLPQRVTDEFCRMLQEFHPLWMSVHVNHPRELTLEVRQALERLANHGVPLGNQSVLLKGVNDDLATMKTLVHKLLQCRVRPYYIYQCDLIQGSAHLRTSVAKGIEIIEGLRGHTTGYGVPQYVIDAPRGGGKVPINPDYILFHDREKIVIRNYEGKVFEYPEQADAVVSGRHMTQSPADEYLYS
- a CDS encoding class I SAM-dependent rRNA methyltransferase, producing the protein MAGIVVRPRARIYHGHDWVYNTEVLKTFGDPAPGDVISVKDGRDRLLGSAVYNPASQIVARRFSRQRQELDLDFFVRRIQLAVQEREALGVAGPAGRVIWSESDGLPGLVVDRYHAHLVLQTLTAGMDLRKPLIVEALRHVLRPESIFERNDAPVRKAEGLPLTTGDLWGQTPPELQIELDGVSFRVDLRAGHKTGLYLDQVENYRLVAAHAGGKVVLDCFSNQGAFALHCARAGATRTVAVESNADLVQQIRSNAARNQAAVEAVHANAFDYLSSAVDRRQTFDLVILDPPSFAKSRGSIDSAWRGYKEIHRRALQLLSHGGLLATFSCSHHVTREMFREMLVEASVDAKRFVRVLAFLSQPLDHPILPHLPETEYLKGFLVQALPGR
- a CDS encoding SpoIIE family protein phosphatase; translation: MDFVGRILIADDEIASCRLLQHGLARVGFRVTTVGSGEESLRQLRAEPYDLLVLDFEMPDLNGIQVCAAIRSDPQTAQLPIIVLTGHSGEAEEIGSLQAGANDFVTKPVSVPALAVRIRTQVRLQALASELQARNDKLEHWQTLHEADLNAARSVQQAIISAKLPDPPGWSVAAFYQPLIQVGGDIWNWRRLGQERWMIWIADATGHGVAAALYTSLIAVLFGHTSENASSPAEILQRVNEEFFSVFRGKGFFTAACAIVNTSGGVLYAGAAHPPAVILRAGGRRDLLASQATLIGLAPALQGVEDSRHDLGLGDALLLYTDGFYSGFTGKNRLTHHDLLAALPDDVTEPARFLGKMRANLRARSLEAEEFTDDATGVLLTRVLRLEKRVAGT
- a CDS encoding HAMP domain-containing histidine kinase: MDDVSPASPEPILPGTPAPASHPNVSSLPWAAFMRVLRRLSHNLRNYVNTAELEAAFAQEITDDPEVRASLTRLRRSLGKVADECEHLLTRVADPLAELIELSGNELFQAIRQESERRLGSAVPITWEWQGGDAVPLYVDPDLMCRIMRELLDNAARYRLQADRPIRIRAGAKDAAFELEIIEPKTGAVDLSTWGIQPFTSTEPGRYGLGTWAAHRWALATGANLDRWYDAEQSSLVTRLTLNSRTDSDDRG